Proteins co-encoded in one Halorussus lipolyticus genomic window:
- a CDS encoding protein translocase SEC61 complex subunit gamma, producing MDVKLDLSSYVRVLKLASTPSWEEFSKISKIAGAGIILVGLLGFIIFAIMSFIPT from the coding sequence ATGGATGTCAAGCTAGACCTCTCGTCGTACGTTCGAGTGCTGAAGCTCGCCAGCACGCCCTCGTGGGAGGAGTTCTCGAAGATTTCGAAGATTGCGGGTGCGGGAATCATCCTCGTCGGCCTGCTCGGCTTTATCATCTTCGCCATCATGAGTTTCATCCCAACGTAG
- a CDS encoding transcription elongation factor Spt5: protein MGMYAVKTTASQERTVADMIINREEPEIHAVLAPDSLTSYVMVEADNDAVITRVLEEIPHARSMVPGKSDISEVEHFLSPTPDVEGIAEGDIVELIAGPFKGEKAQVQRIDEGKDQVTVELYEATVPIPVTVRGDQIRVLDSEER, encoded by the coding sequence ATGGGAATGTACGCAGTCAAGACGACCGCGAGTCAGGAGCGCACCGTCGCAGACATGATTATCAACCGCGAGGAGCCAGAGATTCACGCGGTCCTCGCCCCCGACTCGCTGACGAGTTACGTCATGGTCGAGGCCGACAACGACGCGGTTATCACCCGCGTTCTGGAGGAGATTCCCCACGCTCGGAGTATGGTGCCGGGCAAGAGCGACATCTCGGAAGTCGAACACTTCCTGTCGCCGACGCCGGACGTGGAGGGCATCGCCGAGGGGGACATCGTGGAACTCATCGCCGGGCCGTTCAAGGGCGAGAAAGCGCAGGTTCAGCGCATCGACGAGGGCAAGGACCAAGTGACGGTCGAACTCTACGAGGCCACGGTCCCGATTCCGGTGACGGTTCGTGGGGACCAGATTCGGGTGCTGGACTCCGAAGAACGGTAA
- a CDS encoding YqaA family protein: MYSVVAPALLEGLGLGSFEWLEHLVETATGWVGLGIIFVYSFLIAFALPGVSEVVLVAPLDLGLTQVERLSIIILVSAVGKAAGSILAFHIGQEAKESGPIISYLRRSRFDIIEWSENKTVELAKKWGYLGMAVALSVPFFPDTVSIYAFAVLEEDYFKFALATFAGSVGRLLVTIFLVGSTVVAF, encoded by the coding sequence GTGTACTCCGTCGTCGCCCCCGCGCTCCTCGAAGGTCTCGGTCTCGGGTCCTTCGAGTGGTTGGAACATCTGGTAGAGACAGCGACCGGTTGGGTCGGTCTCGGCATCATCTTCGTCTACTCGTTCCTCATCGCGTTCGCGCTCCCCGGCGTGAGTGAGGTGGTGCTGGTCGCCCCGCTCGACCTCGGTCTGACGCAGGTCGAGCGCCTGAGCATCATCATCTTGGTCAGCGCGGTCGGCAAGGCCGCGGGGAGCATCCTCGCGTTCCACATCGGGCAGGAGGCCAAGGAGTCGGGGCCAATCATCAGCTATCTCCGGCGCTCGCGGTTCGACATCATCGAGTGGTCCGAGAACAAGACGGTCGAACTCGCCAAGAAGTGGGGCTACCTCGGGATGGCGGTGGCGCTCTCGGTGCCCTTCTTCCCGGACACGGTGTCGATTTACGCCTTCGCGGTCCTCGAGGAGGACTACTTCAAGTTCGCGCTGGCGACGTTCGCGGGGAGCGTGGGGCGACTCCTCGTGACCATCTTCCTCGTGGGTTCGACGGTCGTGGCGTTCTGA
- the sppA gene encoding signal peptide peptidase SppA, with the protein MLFVVIPDGNLARLLGVVLAVLAGVVGARAAGGVASSRFAGYDVAEVAVEGPITRDGGGGGFPPRPGGSSADDIVEQIERADEDQSAQALLLKLNTPGGQVVPSDDIRIAAERFDGPTVAYATDTCASGGYWIASGCDTIYARDGSIVGSIGVIGSRVNAAEAADKLGLEYERLTAGKYKDAGNSLKGMSEDEREYLQGLIDGYYDEFVDRVTDGRDLSDEQVRDTEAKVYLGEEAAAIGLVDELGTKRDVKDRLAGDLGVEEVTVEEFAPERNLMERVRGGSQAVAYALGAGVASAFTSDDGGSVEGVEFKLR; encoded by the coding sequence ATGCTGTTCGTGGTGATTCCCGACGGCAACCTCGCGCGACTGCTCGGCGTCGTGCTGGCGGTCCTCGCGGGCGTCGTCGGAGCGCGGGCGGCCGGAGGTGTGGCCTCCTCGCGGTTCGCCGGCTACGACGTGGCCGAGGTCGCCGTCGAGGGGCCGATTACTCGTGATGGCGGCGGGGGTGGGTTCCCTCCTCGGCCCGGCGGGTCCTCGGCCGACGACATCGTGGAGCAAATCGAGCGCGCCGACGAGGACCAAAGCGCCCAAGCCCTCCTGCTGAAACTCAACACGCCCGGCGGGCAGGTCGTGCCCAGCGACGACATCCGAATCGCGGCCGAGCGCTTCGACGGCCCGACGGTCGCCTACGCCACCGACACCTGCGCCAGCGGCGGCTACTGGATAGCCAGCGGGTGTGACACCATCTACGCCCGCGACGGGAGCATCGTCGGCTCAATCGGTGTCATCGGCTCGCGGGTCAACGCCGCGGAGGCCGCCGACAAACTCGGCTTGGAGTACGAGCGCCTGACAGCGGGCAAGTACAAGGACGCGGGCAACTCGCTCAAGGGGATGTCCGAGGACGAGCGCGAGTATCTGCAGGGCCTCATCGACGGCTACTACGACGAGTTCGTGGACCGCGTGACCGACGGCCGGGACCTCAGCGACGAGCAGGTCCGGGACACCGAGGCCAAGGTGTATCTGGGCGAGGAGGCCGCCGCAATCGGACTGGTGGACGAACTCGGGACCAAACGCGACGTGAAAGACCGTCTCGCCGGGGACCTCGGCGTCGAGGAGGTCACGGTCGAGGAGTTCGCCCCCGAGCGGAACCTGATGGAGCGCGTTCGCGGTGGCTCGCAGGCGGTGGCCTACGCCCTCGGCGCTGGAGTCGCCAGCGCGTTCACGAGCGACGACGGCGGGAGCGTGGAGGGCGTGGAGTTCAAGCTTCGGTAA
- a CDS encoding shikimate dehydrogenase has protein sequence MQVFGLLGNPVGHSLSPPMHEAGYDELGLDARYVTFEPDRDDLGSAIEGADSLGISGLNVTIPFKEEALDYVEPDDLAVRIGAVNTIDFSGDGDSLPTGHNTDAGGVRRSFAHHDVTLAGKDAVVVGAGGAARAVGFALADAGAEVHVANRTVERAEQLADDLSGATAGGLESLETRVSDADVLVNATSVGMEEDASPVPADALHADLAVLDAVYRPLETRLLREAGERGATTIDGAWMLLYQGVEAFERWTGRDAPVSAMNRALRARL, from the coding sequence ATGCAGGTGTTCGGACTCCTCGGCAACCCCGTCGGCCACTCGCTGTCGCCGCCGATGCACGAGGCGGGATACGACGAACTCGGACTGGACGCCCGGTACGTCACCTTCGAACCGGACCGCGACGACCTCGGTTCTGCAATCGAGGGCGCGGACTCGCTCGGTATCTCGGGGCTGAACGTGACGATTCCGTTCAAAGAGGAGGCCCTCGATTACGTCGAACCGGACGACCTCGCAGTCCGAATCGGCGCGGTCAACACCATCGACTTCTCGGGCGACGGCGATAGCCTCCCGACCGGCCACAACACCGACGCTGGCGGCGTACGTCGCTCGTTCGCCCACCACGACGTGACCCTCGCGGGGAAAGATGCGGTGGTCGTCGGCGCTGGCGGGGCGGCCCGCGCTGTGGGGTTCGCGCTGGCCGACGCCGGGGCCGAGGTCCACGTCGCCAACCGGACGGTAGAGCGCGCCGAGCAACTCGCAGACGACCTGTCGGGGGCGACCGCCGGAGGCCTCGAATCGCTCGAAACGCGGGTCTCGGACGCCGACGTGCTGGTCAACGCGACCAGCGTCGGCATGGAGGAGGACGCCTCACCGGTTCCGGCCGACGCGCTCCACGCCGACCTCGCGGTGCTGGACGCGGTGTACCGACCGCTGGAGACGCGACTCCTCCGGGAGGCGGGCGAGCGCGGCGCGACCACCATCGACGGCGCATGGATGCTATTGTATCAGGGAGTGGAAGCTTTCGAGCGCTGGACTGGTCGAGACGCCCCCGTGAGCGCGATGAACAGGGCGCTTCGGGCACGGCTTTAA
- a CDS encoding transcriptional regulator: MREADETTRERIASHLRETTASPSALATEFDVTASAAIDHVRHVAQSISAGDDEQLLVAPPECSDCGFDDFDDPANRPSRCPECKSESVEEPAFRIG; the protein is encoded by the coding sequence ATGCGCGAGGCCGACGAGACTACCCGCGAGCGCATCGCCTCCCACCTCCGCGAGACCACCGCCTCGCCGAGCGCGCTGGCGACGGAGTTCGACGTGACCGCGAGCGCCGCCATCGACCACGTTCGCCACGTCGCCCAGTCGATTTCGGCGGGCGACGACGAACAGTTGCTGGTCGCTCCTCCCGAATGTAGCGACTGCGGGTTCGACGACTTCGACGACCCGGCGAATCGCCCCTCGCGGTGCCCCGAGTGCAAGAGCGAGTCCGTCGAGGAACCCGCGTTCAGAATCGGATAG
- a CDS encoding Rieske (2Fe-2S) protein, giving the protein MEPGQRITAVENVPDDTTFLFTVRDEEGEEDEAILTRLDGEVTGWINRCMHFQHIRLDKGSGAPKRNGELVCANHGALFADDTGRCTHGPCEGAYLNPVETEVRDGAVYLTADDYEFVGEGGIETDPTDLSSKSNIEF; this is encoded by the coding sequence ATGGAACCCGGACAACGCATCACCGCCGTCGAGAACGTCCCCGACGACACGACGTTTCTGTTCACCGTTCGGGACGAGGAGGGCGAGGAAGACGAGGCCATCCTCACCCGGTTGGACGGAGAGGTCACTGGCTGGATTAACCGGTGCATGCACTTCCAACACATCCGCCTCGACAAGGGGTCGGGTGCGCCAAAGCGGAACGGCGAACTGGTCTGTGCGAACCACGGTGCGCTCTTTGCGGACGACACCGGTCGCTGTACGCACGGTCCCTGCGAAGGGGCCTACCTGAACCCGGTCGAGACCGAGGTCCGAGACGGCGCGGTCTACCTCACCGCCGACGACTACGAGTTCGTCGGCGAGGGCGGCATCGAGACGGACCCGACCGATTTGTCCTCGAAGTCGAACATCGAGTTCTGA
- a CDS encoding sodium/calcium exchanger protein: protein MFGRLRHPLSAVAVTMALTLPWLFIWATDSTHSLGHLQTVAVSGVAVLGASFMLAWAAETAEEDVPRAFALAVLAVLAVAPEYAVDALYAWTAGANAGTPRGAEAANLAVANMTGANRILIGLGWSAIALFTVYRAGSARDPAVNKESGFLKGNVELDRDIATEIAFLLAATAFAFFVPFGGGIGMVDTVVLVGLYMTYIAIIIRGDVEETEEQVGVPAYFQSYSKGPRIASILFLFGYSGFMIYSAVHPFAHGLEALGQSIGIPAFFMIQWIAPLASESPELIVVAYLVNKARSTAGFNALISSKLNQWTLLIGTLAVVYSIAAGDIGALPFDEKQRAEIWITAAQSFFAIAILTNFEISVREAIGLLVLFASQIIAEFYVIQTMADAQAHEISLLILYAYTVVYLVLGAILFVQRRGEVRALFGRTVSNARDAMGGQSGRPEHAD, encoded by the coding sequence ATGTTCGGTCGTTTACGACATCCTCTCTCCGCGGTTGCCGTGACGATGGCGCTCACGCTTCCGTGGCTGTTCATCTGGGCGACGGATAGCACACACTCACTCGGTCACTTGCAGACGGTCGCCGTGAGTGGTGTCGCAGTCCTCGGTGCATCCTTCATGCTCGCGTGGGCCGCCGAGACCGCCGAGGAGGACGTTCCCCGCGCCTTCGCGCTGGCCGTCCTCGCGGTCCTCGCAGTCGCACCGGAGTACGCAGTTGACGCGCTGTACGCGTGGACTGCCGGTGCGAACGCCGGGACGCCGCGCGGTGCCGAGGCCGCGAACCTCGCGGTCGCCAACATGACCGGCGCGAACCGCATCCTCATCGGTCTGGGCTGGTCGGCCATCGCGCTGTTCACCGTCTACCGCGCAGGGAGCGCCCGAGACCCCGCGGTCAACAAGGAGTCCGGATTCCTCAAGGGGAACGTCGAACTCGACCGCGACATCGCCACCGAAATCGCCTTCCTGCTGGCGGCGACCGCGTTCGCGTTCTTCGTCCCGTTCGGCGGCGGCATCGGCATGGTCGATACCGTCGTCCTCGTCGGTCTCTACATGACCTACATCGCCATCATCATCCGGGGCGACGTCGAGGAGACCGAGGAGCAAGTCGGCGTCCCGGCTTACTTCCAGTCGTACTCGAAGGGGCCGCGCATCGCCTCCATCCTCTTTCTGTTCGGCTACTCGGGCTTCATGATTTACTCCGCGGTCCATCCCTTCGCTCACGGTCTCGAAGCGCTCGGGCAGTCCATCGGCATCCCCGCGTTCTTCATGATTCAGTGGATTGCGCCGCTGGCGTCCGAGTCGCCGGAACTCATCGTGGTCGCCTACCTCGTCAACAAGGCGCGCTCGACCGCCGGGTTCAACGCGCTCATCTCCTCGAAGCTCAATCAGTGGACGCTCCTCATCGGGACGCTCGCGGTCGTCTACAGCATCGCCGCGGGCGACATCGGCGCGCTTCCCTTCGACGAGAAACAGCGGGCCGAAATCTGGATTACCGCGGCCCAGAGCTTCTTCGCCATCGCCATCCTGACCAACTTCGAAATTAGCGTCCGGGAGGCAATCGGTCTGCTGGTGCTGTTCGCCAGCCAGATTATCGCGGAGTTCTACGTCATCCAGACCATGGCAGACGCACAGGCCCACGAAATCAGCCTCCTCATCCTGTACGCCTACACCGTCGTCTACCTCGTCCTCGGCGCAATTCTGTTCGTCCAGCGTCGCGGCGAGGTCCGCGCGCTGTTCGGCCGAACCGTCTCGAACGCTCGGGACGCCATGGGCGGCCAGTCGGGCCGCCCCGAACACGCTGACTGA
- a CDS encoding helix-hairpin-helix domain-containing protein: protein MGLLTKLKSLLGLDDDRSQVRRGESGVTIEREPDASAQPDAETESAVKGVDTGTEESFDSEATQSDERADAEEPTEAETPEPESATEPEQATETDPATETESTAEDESTDDEAAETGITTEDVTTAPEAESVEEQRDEAAEPAEAAGPSMDAAEPSQSAGDEPEPTPEETDDETPEPDEAAEEPVGEGEPLEDVKGIGPAYAERLRDAGVGDIAELARADADQLADETGLSAKRISTWIDRADAR from the coding sequence ATGGGACTGCTCACTAAGCTGAAGTCGTTGCTTGGTCTCGATGACGACCGCTCGCAGGTGCGCCGCGGAGAGTCCGGCGTGACCATCGAGCGCGAACCCGACGCGTCGGCCCAACCGGATGCGGAAACCGAGAGCGCCGTCAAAGGCGTCGATACCGGTACGGAGGAGTCCTTCGACAGCGAAGCGACCCAATCCGACGAGCGAGCAGACGCCGAGGAACCGACCGAAGCCGAGACCCCGGAACCCGAATCGGCTACCGAACCTGAACAGGCCACCGAAACCGACCCGGCCACAGAAACCGAATCGACTGCGGAGGACGAGTCAACCGACGACGAGGCGGCCGAAACCGGCATCACCACCGAAGACGTGACGACTGCCCCCGAGGCCGAGAGCGTCGAGGAACAGCGCGACGAGGCGGCCGAACCCGCCGAGGCCGCCGGTCCGTCGATGGACGCCGCCGAACCCTCCCAGAGCGCGGGCGACGAACCCGAACCGACGCCCGAGGAGACCGACGACGAGACGCCCGAACCCGACGAGGCCGCCGAGGAACCCGTCGGCGAGGGCGAACCCCTCGAAGACGTGAAGGGCATCGGTCCGGCCTACGCCGAGCGCCTGCGGGACGCCGGGGTCGGCGACATCGCCGAACTGGCCCGCGCCGACGCCGACCAACTCGCCGACGAGACCGGTCTCTCGGCCAAGCGCATCTCGACGTGGATAGACCGGGCCGACGCGCGGTAA
- a CDS encoding D-aminoacyl-tRNA deacylase — MIAIVVSDADSASVHIGDHLLDLADWETHEDDSRPDAEGGGTVYTREGFELREFDALHLEIEETAEPFRDSTGHPEDPDLLVFASRHSGDTGPLLTAHFTGNFGPAEYGGTEGGLAETCPNAHARLLDAFEEYAPESYEVGMECTHHGPSEVGVPSLFAELGSDESEWDDPEGARAVARGILDLAGVAPHRERQIVGFGGGHYVPRFTRIERETDWAVGHIAADWVLDAMGSPEQNREVIRRAFEESRAERAVVEGEYPELKRVIRELGYDVVGETWVRETTGIPLELVERLESDLSGISEGLRFGGLAAGYENDSGEYECIDLPDELLVETQGIDADETREIVSAHTIAFETEQSGTRAGGRAVVRGPSDREALVAELADLLGEKYDSVARDDGEIVARTTTFDPEKARTLGIEEGPAFGKLSAGQSVTVGGDEIDPETVQSEEVLRFDW; from the coding sequence GTGATTGCCATCGTCGTCAGCGACGCCGACTCGGCCTCGGTTCACATCGGCGACCACCTGCTGGACCTCGCCGACTGGGAGACCCACGAGGACGACTCCCGACCGGACGCCGAGGGCGGCGGCACGGTCTACACCCGCGAGGGCTTCGAACTCCGGGAGTTCGACGCGCTCCACCTCGAAATCGAGGAGACAGCCGAACCGTTCCGGGATTCGACCGGCCACCCCGAAGACCCGGACCTGCTCGTGTTCGCCTCTCGCCACTCCGGGGACACCGGCCCCCTGTTGACGGCCCACTTCACGGGGAACTTCGGCCCGGCCGAGTACGGCGGCACCGAGGGCGGCCTCGCCGAAACTTGCCCGAACGCTCACGCTCGACTCCTCGACGCCTTCGAGGAGTACGCCCCCGAATCCTACGAGGTCGGCATGGAGTGTACCCACCACGGTCCCTCGGAGGTCGGGGTCCCCTCGCTGTTCGCCGAACTGGGGAGCGACGAATCGGAGTGGGACGACCCGGAGGGGGCGCGAGCAGTCGCTCGGGGCATTCTGGACTTGGCGGGGGTCGCTCCGCACCGGGAGCGCCAAATCGTCGGCTTCGGCGGGGGCCACTACGTCCCGCGGTTCACCCGAATCGAGCGCGAGACCGACTGGGCGGTCGGTCACATCGCGGCCGACTGGGTGCTGGACGCGATGGGGTCGCCCGAACAGAACCGCGAGGTGATTCGGCGGGCCTTCGAGGAGAGTCGCGCCGAGCGCGCCGTCGTGGAGGGCGAGTACCCCGAACTGAAGCGCGTGATTCGAGAACTGGGCTACGACGTGGTGGGCGAGACGTGGGTCCGCGAGACGACCGGGATTCCCCTCGAACTGGTCGAGCGTCTCGAATCCGACCTCTCGGGGATTTCGGAGGGCCTGCGCTTCGGGGGCCTCGCGGCAGGGTACGAGAACGATTCCGGCGAGTACGAGTGCATCGACCTGCCCGACGAACTGCTGGTGGAGACCCAAGGCATCGACGCCGACGAGACCCGCGAAATCGTTTCGGCCCACACGATTGCGTTCGAGACCGAACAGAGTGGCACCCGCGCCGGAGGCCGGGCTGTGGTCCGCGGACCGAGCGACCGCGAGGCGCTAGTCGCAGAGTTGGCCGACCTGCTGGGCGAGAAGTACGATTCGGTGGCGCGCGACGACGGCGAAATCGTCGCCCGAACGACCACGTTCGACCCCGAGAAGGCCCGGACGCTCGGAATCGAGGAGGGACCGGCGTTCGGAAAGCTCTCGGCGGGCCAGTCGGTCACGGTCGGCGGCGACGAAATCGACCCCGAAACCGTTCAGTCCGAGGAAGTTCTGCGGTTCGACTGGTAA
- a CDS encoding calcium/sodium antiporter: MLSLKAIGSVLVSADVLYLVGGILLLYLGAELLVSSASSLAIGYGIAPATVGVTIVAFSTTAPELFVSLIGGIGISSDIGLGNIIGSNIANIGLVLGASALVQPLSVNSKLLWRHGPFMFVAAVLLVVLGSDGRLGQMDGAGMLALLAVFTGYLLYKSRTADETVVPDEMQVEDEDGSASVREIGLLVGAGLCLLGGSFGLVQGGTGLLRAFGFGDLFIGITIIAFGTSLPELATSLVSSIRDESGFSIGNVVGSNIYNILAVIGLLAVVNPLSVNTDVQTFHFPMMIGFTVGAIGLMAYGRQLSRRSGLVLLSGYFGFIYLLFP; the protein is encoded by the coding sequence ATGTTGTCGCTCAAAGCCATCGGAAGCGTGCTCGTGTCAGCTGACGTATTGTACCTCGTCGGCGGTATCCTTCTGTTGTACCTCGGTGCGGAACTGCTCGTGAGTAGCGCCTCGTCGCTGGCCATCGGGTACGGAATCGCGCCCGCGACGGTCGGCGTCACCATCGTCGCGTTCTCGACGACCGCACCCGAGTTGTTCGTCAGTCTCATCGGGGGCATCGGCATCTCCAGCGACATCGGACTGGGCAACATCATCGGTTCGAACATCGCCAATATCGGTCTCGTCTTGGGAGCGTCCGCGCTCGTCCAACCCCTGTCGGTCAACTCCAAACTCCTGTGGCGGCACGGTCCGTTCATGTTCGTGGCGGCGGTACTGCTCGTCGTCCTCGGGAGCGACGGGAGACTCGGCCAGATGGACGGTGCCGGGATGCTCGCACTACTGGCGGTGTTCACCGGCTACCTGCTGTACAAATCTCGGACCGCGGACGAAACAGTCGTCCCCGACGAGATGCAGGTCGAGGACGAGGACGGGTCGGCGAGCGTGCGCGAAATCGGTCTGCTCGTCGGTGCAGGCCTCTGCCTCCTCGGCGGTTCGTTCGGTCTCGTACAGGGCGGGACCGGTCTCCTCCGAGCGTTCGGATTCGGCGACCTCTTTATCGGCATCACCATCATCGCGTTCGGCACGTCGCTCCCGGAGCTTGCGACTTCGCTCGTGAGTTCCATCCGCGACGAGTCGGGCTTCAGCATCGGCAACGTCGTCGGTTCGAACATCTACAATATCCTCGCGGTCATCGGCCTCCTCGCGGTGGTGAACCCGCTTTCAGTGAACACCGACGTTCAGACCTTCCACTTCCCGATGATGATCGGCTTCACGGTCGGCGCAATCGGGCTGATGGCCTACGGCCGACAGCTGTCGCGGCGGAGCGGCCTCGTGCTTCTGAGTGGCTACTTCGGGTTCATCTACCTCCTATTCCCGTAA
- the ftsZ gene encoding cell division protein FtsZ, whose translation MDSLVEDAIEEAEGGQDSRQASSGTGAKSQAANASGTMTDEELKDVLQDLQTDITVVGCGGAGGNTVNRMAEEGIHGAKLVAANTDVQHLVEIEADTKILMGEQKTQGRGAGSLPQVGEEAALESQEEIYDAIQGSDMVFVTAGLGGGTGTGSAPVVAKAARESGALTISIVTTPFTAEGEVRRTNAEAGLERLRDVSDTVIVVPNDRLLDSVGKLPVRQAFKVADEVLMRSVKGITELITKPGLVNLDFADVRTVMEKGGVAMIGLGESDSDAKAQDSVKSALRSPLLDVDISGANSALVNVTGGNDMSIEEAEGVVEEIYDRIDPDARIIWGTSIDEELDGEMRTMIVVTGVESPQIYGRNEAQQAKANKRLQDIDYVE comes from the coding sequence ATGGACTCGCTAGTCGAAGACGCCATCGAGGAAGCCGAGGGGGGACAGGACTCCCGACAGGCCAGTTCGGGGACTGGGGCGAAGTCGCAGGCCGCGAACGCGTCGGGCACGATGACCGACGAGGAACTCAAAGACGTTCTCCAAGACCTCCAGACCGACATCACGGTGGTCGGTTGCGGCGGTGCCGGCGGTAACACCGTCAACCGCATGGCCGAGGAGGGTATCCACGGCGCGAAACTCGTGGCGGCCAACACCGACGTACAGCACCTCGTGGAAATCGAGGCCGACACCAAGATTCTGATGGGCGAGCAGAAGACCCAAGGCCGGGGTGCTGGCTCGCTCCCGCAGGTCGGCGAGGAGGCCGCCCTCGAAAGTCAGGAAGAAATCTACGACGCCATCCAAGGTTCGGACATGGTGTTCGTCACCGCCGGACTCGGCGGTGGCACCGGCACCGGTTCGGCCCCGGTGGTCGCCAAGGCCGCCCGCGAGTCCGGCGCGCTGACTATCTCCATCGTCACCACGCCCTTCACCGCGGAGGGCGAGGTCCGCCGGACCAACGCCGAGGCCGGTCTGGAGCGCCTGCGCGACGTTTCTGACACGGTTATCGTCGTGCCCAACGACCGCCTGCTCGACTCGGTGGGCAAGCTTCCGGTCCGACAGGCGTTCAAGGTCGCCGACGAGGTGCTGATGCGCTCGGTCAAGGGCATCACGGAACTCATCACCAAGCCCGGTCTGGTCAATCTGGACTTCGCCGACGTTCGCACCGTCATGGAGAAGGGCGGCGTGGCGATGATTGGCCTCGGCGAGAGCGATTCGGACGCCAAGGCCCAAGATTCGGTCAAGTCCGCGCTCCGGTCGCCCCTGCTGGACGTGGACATCTCCGGCGCGAACTCCGCGCTGGTCAACGTCACCGGTGGTAACGACATGTCCATCGAGGAGGCCGAAGGCGTGGTCGAAGAAATCTACGACCGCATCGACCCCGACGCCCGCATCATCTGGGGGACCTCCATCGACGAGGAACTCGACGGCGAGATGCGCACGATGATAGTCGTGACCGGCGTCGAGTCGCCCCAGATTTACGGCAGAAACGAGGCCCAGCAGGCCAAGGCCAACAAGCGACTGCAAGACATCGACTACGTGGAGTAG